A genomic region of Pyrus communis chromosome 14, drPyrComm1.1, whole genome shotgun sequence contains the following coding sequences:
- the LOC137714521 gene encoding calcium-binding protein PBP1-like, with translation MSAVEFVDYFPSMFARMGDEGFIGELCSGFRLLMDVEKGLITFESLKRNCVLLGLYDMGDDELLWMLMEGDLDGDGALSQMEFCILMFKLSPGIMDGSKQFWMEDFDHRRVNDHQTHVGFQ, from the coding sequence ATGAGTGCAGTTGAGTTTGTGGACTACTTTCCATCCATGTTTGCAAGGATGGGAGACGAGGGGTTCATCGGGGAGCTCTGCAGCGGGTTTCGATTGCTGATGGATGTCGAGAAGGGGCTCATCACTTTTGAAAGCTTGAAGAGGAACTGCGTTCTGCTGGGATTGTATGACATGGGAGATGATGAGCTTCTGTGGATGTTGATGGAGGGTGATTTGGATGGAGATGGAGCTCTCAGTCAGATGGAGTTTTGTATTCTCATGTTTAAGTTAAGTCCAGGGATAATGGATGGATCTAAGCAATTTTGGATGGAAGACTTCGATCACCGTCGTGTAAATGATCATCAAACGCATGTAGGCTTCCAATGA